ACCCGCTAGCTGTTGTCGGGCAAAAAGATTGGCTGTAACAGGGCCAGAATCAATGACAGCACTGCAATCGGATCAAAACTCAGACCCCAGAACATCAACTGCTCGGCGATTTCCAGCTTAAGAAATGCCGCTGCCAAGGTCAGACTGACATAGATACCGCCGGCATTGGCGATAACTGTCCTCACCTCCCGGGAAAGAAAGGTTTCGTTGGGTTCCAGCGAACTGGTCAGTCTTAGACGCTTGCGGCGATGACATAGTCGCAGCCAGGCGCTGAGCAGCACCAAAAAGATACTGGCAATAATCAGCAGTATACCATAAAGCACCGGAATCTCACCTCCGGTGCTATTTTATTAAACTGGGTGGAAAAATAGTCCTCCTGGCAACCGCTTATCGAGCATCAGCGCCAATCCTTGTCACCCGGGTACCCGGGGGCAGATGTGGAATTCCTTCGCCCCATACTTCCATATCTAGAACCACGGTCAGCTGTGGGTGCGTACAGAGAATGCTCATGGGATTGCGTGTGGTAATTCCCTTGGTCATTGCAGCCATCACTGCCTCATGCTTGCTGGGACCACTGGCCAGGAGTATGACTCTGCGAGACTTCATGATTGAGGCCATCCCCATGCTGATTGCTTGTTTTGGCACCTGTTCTATATCGCCGTCAAAGAACTTATCGGCGTTGACCTGGATGGTCTCTGAGGTCAGATCAACGACACTGGTTCCATAAAACAGATGCTCCGCCGGCTCGTTAAAACCGATATGGCCGTTGACGCCAACCCCTACCACCATCAAGTCGATGCCGCCGGAGGCGACCAGTGCCTGATCGTATTGGTGGCAGGCGACCTGGGGATCATCGGTATCCCCTTGAGGAATATGGATGTGCTCGGGTGCAAGATTTACATGGTCGAACAAATGCTCATCCATAAACCGCCTGTAACTCTGGGGATGATCAGGCCCGATTCCCAAGTACTCATCGAGATTAAAGGTGCTGACACGGCTAAAGTCCAACCCCTGACGGTGCAGCTTTCGTAACTGCTTATAGAGACCGATGGGGGTAGAGCCGGTGGGCAGCCCCAGGACGGTACTTGGTTTTTTCTGTAACTGGCGGGAAACCAGGCCGGCAGCAACTTTGCTCATATGTTGGTAATCTTGGGTGATTAAAATATCCATTCTCAATCCTCCTTGTGCCGGCGTAGGCAATTAAAGATTTCTTATCCGGTAAAAGTACTTCTTTATCAAGCGTTCGTTGTGTTCTGTTACAATCTGGGAATTGGCAGATAGGGAACCATTGTAATAGACATCAGGTTCAACTCCCCGCGCCAATAAATTATCCACAGTCTGGACCATCAACGCGTTAAGTATATATAGACCGGCAATTGTGGATGAAGGGCCGACAGACTGCTCCATTCCCGGGAAATCCAAGACCCCGTCGCCAATCGGGCAACAGTTGTCCACCACCACGTCGGCCATATCCTTGAGTTTTTTCCCCGATGAGTGGAGGGGCTTTAGATAATCTGAATAGGTCACTGAATTGATGGCGATGACTTTAACATTCCGTTTGTGGCTGGCCTCCGCGACTTCAATAGAAGCGCCGTTGTTACCAGAGTTGGAGGTAACAATCATTACATCCGGCGGGGCCACCCGGTGATAGTCGACGATTATTTCACCGGAACCCTCTAGCTTTTCCATCGGTCCGCTTTTAGTGATTTCTGTATGGCCGGTCATACTCGGCTCCAGAATTGCATGCACCGGCGCCAAAGTCGCCGCCCGCCAGTTTACCTCTTCTGGCATGATAGCAGAATGGCCAACGCCAAACAAGTGGATTAAGCCGTCCTGCTGGATGCAATCAGCCATAATTTCAGCCGCCTGCTCAATCGCTGCTCCCTGAGACTCCTGTATTTTGGCCACAATTCTGTTGATGGCGGCGAAGTAGCGTTCCCAACCTTTTTGGTTTGTCATTCAACAGCCCTCCCAGAATTAGTAAAACAGTGGGCGCAGCGCACGCTGCGCCCACTGTTACCAGACCCGAATCCGGCCCTGGTATTTCTCGATCAGCTTGTCGTTGCGAATCCGGCC
This genomic interval from Bacillota bacterium contains the following:
- the nagB gene encoding glucosamine-6-phosphate deaminase, whose amino-acid sequence is MDILITQDYQHMSKVAAGLVSRQLQKKPSTVLGLPTGSTPIGLYKQLRKLHRQGLDFSRVSTFNLDEYLGIGPDHPQSYRRFMDEHLFDHVNLAPEHIHIPQGDTDDPQVACHQYDQALVASGGIDLMVVGVGVNGHIGFNEPAEHLFYGTSVVDLTSETIQVNADKFFDGDIEQVPKQAISMGMASIMKSRRVILLASGPSKHEAVMAAMTKGITTRNPMSILCTHPQLTVVLDMEVWGEGIPHLPPGTRVTRIGADAR
- a CDS encoding SIS domain-containing protein, translating into MTNQKGWERYFAAINRIVAKIQESQGAAIEQAAEIMADCIQQDGLIHLFGVGHSAIMPEEVNWRAATLAPVHAILEPSMTGHTEITKSGPMEKLEGSGEIIVDYHRVAPPDVMIVTSNSGNNGASIEVAEASHKRNVKVIAINSVTYSDYLKPLHSSGKKLKDMADVVVDNCCPIGDGVLDFPGMEQSVGPSSTIAGLYILNALMVQTVDNLLARGVEPDVYYNGSLSANSQIVTEHNERLIKKYFYRIRNL